In one window of Vanrija pseudolonga chromosome 5, complete sequence DNA:
- the sid2 gene encoding Serine/threonine-protein kinase sid2, with the protein MLARVLKSASSQPSTPTQTPSSPSKSHNNNNNMAAPAIPQPSPSKSRSDRSAAKENQPAPGAAGDRSSYLSFLWAQEKAAKSKGGDEVHDPRPAYSADDVHMQTYKGTANPAALKNLAAPPSPTKGQHQYHYIQPAQQQSGRELLGVPGGNAQRAFDEDIRMRTAKIETQKEQRVLEPWQIELLESPEVRRKATVAQLYFLDYYFDLLGYISSRKKRCDTFKADTAARNVTGPELAKEVQSYNGRERVLLRKRRTKLRIDHFRIIAQVGQGGYGSVYLARKADTHEICALKKMRKGTLAKMDEVKHVLVERDILTAVKTPWLVRLLYAFQDQEHVYLAMEYVPGGDFRTLLNNSGVLKEEHARFYAAEMFAAVNELHKLGYIHRDLKPENFLVDGTGHVKLTDFGLATGALNPQKIEEMKQKLDQVKDENLVFRSTLERRTIYRSIRMTEPRYADSVVGSPDYMPPEVLRGRTYTYSADYWSLGCILFEFLCGFPPFSGSTPEETWANLKNWSRVLRRPVYDRPEDLIFNLTDVAWDAVVRLIAHPKDRVASLADVQTLPFFSSLPFGQLRQLPAPFVPVLDGETDVGYFDSFTSPEDMAKYAEVFKKQRDVEAVKEKGQGNRNNWVGFTFGRNVAPVGPPRLVKPADEPLETIF; encoded by the exons ATGCTCGCAAGAGTACTTAAGTCTGCCTCTTCCCAGCCttccacacccacccagaCACCCAGCTCCCCGTCCAAGTCAcacaataacaacaacaacatggCAGCCCCAGCCATCCCCCAGCCCTCCCCCTCCAAGTCGAGGTCGGACCGCTCAGCGGCAAAGGAGAACCAGCCCGCCCCAGGTGCTGCCGGCGACCGCTCCAGCTACCTCTCCTTCCTTTGGGCCCAGGAGAAGGCGGCCAAGTCAAAGGGCGGAGACGAGGTGCAcgacccccgccccgcctactcggccgacgacgtccaCATGCAGACCTACAAGGGCACAGCCAACCCCGCGGCGCTCAAGAACCttgccgcgccgccatcccCCACCAAGGGCCAGCACCAGTACCACTACATCCAgcccgcccagcagcagaGCGGCCGCGAGTTACTCGGTGTCCCCGGTGGCAACGCCCAGCGGGCCTTTGACGAGGACATTCGTATGCGCACTGCCAAGATTGAGACGCAGAAAGAGCAGCGTGTGCTCGAGCCGTGGCAGATCGAGCTGCTCGAATCGCCAGAAGTCAGGCGCAAGGCGACGGTCGCACAGCTCT ACTTCCTCGACTATTACT TCGATCTCCTTGGTTACATCTCGAGCAGGAAAAAGCGTTGCGACACGTTCAAGGCCGACACTGCTGCCCGTAAC GTGACTGGCCCtgagctcgccaaggaggtTCAGAGCTACAATGGTCGTGAGCGTGTCCTGCTCCGTAAGCGTCGTACCAAGCTCCGCATCGACCACTTCCGTATCATTGCCCAGGTCGGCCAGGGTGGCTACGGCTCGGTCTACCTTGCTCGCAAGGCCGACACGCACGAAATCTGTGCCTTGAAGAAGATGCGCAAGGGTACTCTTGCCAAGATGGACGAGGTCAAGCACGTCCTTGTGGAGCGTGATATTCTCACCGCCGTCAAGACGCCTTGGCTGGTGCGCCTCCTCTATGCCTTCCAGGACCAGGAGCACGTCTACCTTGCCATGGAGTACGTGCCTGGAGGTGACTTCCGCACTCTCCTCAACAACTCGGGTGtgctcaaggaggagcaTGCCAGGTTCTATGCTGCAGAGATGTTCGCTGCTGTCAACGAGCTCCACAAGCTTGGTTACATTCACCGTGACCTCAAGCCCGAGAACTTCCTCGTTGACGGCACCGGCCATGTCAAGCTTACCGACTTTGGTCTCGCCACTGGTGCTCTCAACCCCCAGAAGATTGAGGAGATGAAGCAGAAG CTCGACCaggtcaaggacgagaaCCTTGTCTTCCGTAGCACACTCGAGCGCCGCACAATCTACCGGTCTATCCGCATGACTGAGCCTCGCTACGCCGACTCGGTTGTCGGTTCGCCAGACTACATGCCTCCAGAGGTTCTCCGTGGCAGGACCTACACATACTCCGCAGACTACTGGTCGCTTGGCTGTATCCTGTTCGAGTTCCTGTGCGGCTTCCCTCCTTTCTCGGGTTCCACACCCGAGGAGACTTGGGCCAACCTCAAGAACTGGTCGCGCGTTCTTCGTCGCCCGGTCTACGACCGCCCCGAGGACTTGATCTTCAACCTGACGGATGTGGCGTGGGATGCCGTGGTTCG CCTCATTGCCCACCCCAAGGACCgtgtcgcgtcgctcgccgacgtccaGACGCTCCCCTTCTTCTCTTCGCTGCCCTTCGGTCAGCTTCGCCAGTTGCCGGCACCCTTCGtccccgtcctcgacggcgagaccGACGTCGGCTACTTTGACTCGTTCACGTCACCAGAGGACATGGCCAAGTACGCCGAGGTGTTCAAGAagcagcgcgacgtcgaggctgTCAAGGAGAAGGGTCAGGGCAACCGTAACAACTGGGTCGGCTTCACCTTTGGCCGCAACGTTGCGCCTGTTGGCCCGCCACGCCTTGTCaagccggccgacgagcccctCGAGACCATTTTCtga
- the SPC25 gene encoding putative kinetochore protein SPC25 — translation MPGTLLAPPKISLQDILDTSVSGQPEINLEWEPFQTQVDAFLRAIDTYAVSAKTEIAARANDHVNVVRELNARTEEAERQIHREQQNEHEMLATIEVERKTVSDFTQALTGLQTKLAKVREQNASLEHELTAIRKEVRGDTATKERQGRALEEQRRKDEMELAALEGALGLSITGVAANRLLVLFTLIDPSDAKREFSFVLDCNAQDYVVPQCDPPVADMPDLVQRLNGDRDLHSFIKRVRKAFVALVAPPPGKFDDLNGPSTSRTTTPPAAPTATPAARAPSVPPVAEANLIDI, via the exons ATGCCGGGAACACTGCTTGCCCCACCCAAAATCTCACTGCAGGACATCCTCGACACGTCAGTGTCAGGCCAGCCAGAGATCAACCTCGAATGGGAGCCATTCCAAACACAGGTCGACGCCTTCCTCCGGGCC ATCGACACGTACGCCGTCTCGGCCAAGACTGAGATTGCTGCCCGCGCCAACGACCACGTCAATGTCGTGCGCGAGCTCAATGCGAGAAccgaggaagccgagcgcCAGATTCACCGCGAGCAGCAGAACGAGCATGAGATGCTGGCTA CGATCGAGGTGGAGAGGAAAACGGTGTCCGACTTCACCCAGGCTCTTACCGGCCTGCAgaccaagctcgccaaggtgCGCGAGCAGAATGCGTCGCTCGAGCACGAACTCACCGCCATCCGCAAGGAGGTGCGCGGGGACACTGCGACCAAGGAGCGGCAGGGGAGGGCACTCGAGGAGCAGCGGAGGAAGGACGAGAtggagctcgcggcgctcgaggggGCTCTTGGGCTGAGCATCACTGGTGTTGCGG CcaaccgcctcctcgtcttgTTCACTCTCATCGACCCATCGGATGCCAAGCGGGAATTCTCATTTGTGCTGGATTGCAATGCGCAAGACTATGTCGTGCCGCAGTGCGACCCCCCGGTTGCAGACATGCCGGACCTGGTGCAGCGACTCAACGGTGACCGCGACCTGCACTCGTTCATCAAGCGAG TTCGCAAGGCATTCGTCGCGCTTGTCGCCCCGCCACCAGGCAAGTTTGACGACCTCAATgggccgtcgacctcgaggacaacgacgccgccagcagcaccaacagCTACGCCAGCTGCCCGGGCACCATCAGTGCCGCCCGTCGCAGAGGCCAACCTGATCGACATTTAG
- the SPAC24H6.02c gene encoding putative protein has product MAAVSRTLFRAATSARVLALPRMAPAATSAARFAPFAFTRYNSSSSSSSSSSTPASTPPTTPESSSHALPAPDANAPASPGTTGPQKLAQIEPRLAMTFTCTHNDCGHRSTHEFAKKSYEKGVVIVQCPECKARHLIADHLGWFKEVTDNGKLKTVEDLVREKGEKVTKGRVNMDGDIEYAP; this is encoded by the exons atggcAGCAGTATCCCGTACCCTCttccgcgccgcgacgagcgcgcgtgTTCTCGCTCTCCCGCGGATGGCACCAGCGGCCACCTCTGCGGCCCGCTTCGCGCCGTTCGCATTCACGCGGTAcaactcgtcctcgtcctcctcctcgtcgtcctcaacgccggcctcgacaccTCCCACGACGCCAGAAAGCAGCTCGCACGCGCTCCCTGCACCCGACGCCAACGCGCCGGCCAGCCCCGGCACCACCGGCCCCCAGAAACTGGCCCAGATCGAGCCCCGCCTCGCCATGACATTCACGTGCACGCACAACGACTGCGGCCACCGCTCGACGCACGAGTTTGCCAAGAAGAGCTACGAGAAGGGCGTGGTGATCGTGCAGTGTCCCGAGTGCAAGGCAAGGCATTTGATCGCGGACCATTTGGGGTGGTTCAAG GAGGTGACCGACAACGGGAAGCTCAAAACCGTCGAAGACCTCGTGCGCGAaaagggcgagaaggtgaCCAAGGGGCGGGTCAACATGGATGGGGACATCGAGTATGCCCCTTGA
- the CMC2 gene encoding COX assembly mitochondrial protein 2 → MHEPLGVTDRANACSEFIKALHACHDKSAWSRFTGMCNDEKDALNLCLRKERIDRTTRNREAAKDRTRKKAEAWAALDSELNGDDQQPKPNAA, encoded by the exons ATGCACGagcccctcggcgtcacggACCGCGCGAACG CCTGCTCAGAGTTCATCAAGGCGCTCCACGCGTGCCATGACAAGTCCGCCTGGTCGCGCTTCACCGGCATGTGTAATGACGAGAAGGACGCGCTGAACCTGTGCTTGCGGAAGGAG cgcATCGACCGCACAACACGCAaccgcgaggccgccaaggaccGGACGCGCAAAAAGGCCGAGGCGTGGGCCGCCCTCGACTCGGAGCTTAACGGCGACGATCagcagcccaagcccaaTGCTGCGTAG
- the spn3 gene encoding Septin spn3, whose protein sequence is MAYRSRGRKQAKKGVQLTIMVVGASGTGRTTFVNTLVEQPLLTHRTQTLLRDPENPRSEVDPVLAQQAAADAHIERPIAIKPVNVELEEDGVRVALTVVDTPGFGDGIDSEQNFQEISSYLERQYDDILAEESRIKRNPRFRDNRVHALLYFIAPTGHALREIDIELMRRLSPRVNVIPVIGKADSLTPQELKAFKKRIMEDIEYYSIPVYNFPYDPEEDDEETIADNRELRSLLPFSIVGAEEEIMINGEAVRGRRYPWGIVEVDNPEHSDFQRLRAAILQSHLTDLKEITHDFLYENYRTEKLSRSVGGADAPDSSILPEDMATQSVRLKEEQLRREEEKLREIELKVQREIQLKRQELLAKEDSLKVLEARLAAQGQNHYE, encoded by the exons ATGGCTTACCGCTCTCGAGGAAGGAAGCAGGCCAAGAAGGGCGTCCAGCTCACCATCATGGTTGTTG GCGCGTCCGGCACTGGCCGCACCACCTTTGTCAACACCCTTGTCGAGCAGCCGCTCCTCACGCACCGCACGCAGACCCTCCTGCGCGACCCCGAGAACCCTCgctccgaggtcgaccccgttctcgcccagcaggccgctgccgacgcccacATTGAGCGTCCCATTGCCATCAAGCCCGTCAacgtcgagcttgaggaggacggcgtccGCGTTGCCCTTaccgtcgtcgacacccCCGGCTTCGGTGACGGCATCGACAGCGAGCAGAA CTTCCAGGAGATCTCGAGCTACCTCGAGCGCCAGTACGACGACATTCTCGCCGAGGAGTCGCGTATTAAGCGTAACCCCCGCTTCCGCGACAACCGTGTCCACGCGCTCCTCTACTTCATTGCGCCCACCGGCCACGC CCTCCGCGAGATCGACATTGAGCTCATGCGCCGCCTCTCGCCCCGTGTCAACGTCATCCCCGTCATTGGCAAGGCCGactcgctcacgccccaggaGCTTAAGGCTTTCAAGAAGCGT ATCATGGAGGACATTGAGTACTACTCGATCCCCGTCTACAACTTCCCctacgaccccgaggaggatgacgaggagacCATTGCCGACAACCGCGAGCTCCGTTCGCTCCTTCCCTTCTCCATTGttggtgccgaggaggagattaTGATCAACGGCGAGGCTGTCCGTGGCCGCCGCTACCCATGGGGtatcgtcgaggtcgacaaccCGGAGCACTCTGACTTCCAGCGTCTCCGCGCTGCCATCCTTCA GTCCCACCTTACCGACCTCAAGGAGATCACGCACGACTTCCTGTACGAGAACTACCGTACTGAGAAGCTGTCGCGCTCtgtcggcggtgccgacgcgcccgactCGTCGATCCTCCCCGAGGACATGGCCACCCAGTCTGTCCGCctcaaggaggagcagctccGCCGCGAGGAAGAAAAGCTCCGCGAGATCGAGCTCAAGGTCCAGCGCGAGATCCAGCTCAAGCGCCAGGAGTTGCTGGCCAAGGAGGACAGCctcaaggtgctcgaggcccGCCTTGCCGCCCAGGGTCAAAACCACTACGAGTAA
- the Cog3 gene encoding Conserved oligomeric Golgi complex subunit 3 — protein sequence MSRPTTPGGFNLRRTPLPMASGGRASGESSRASTPLAAPNRVISLEEWESRAPLSDDQVQSIASVKERFGERPIPEKFFTESSSAVAGSSRPETPTRNKHLGNVHSRSGSANAVPSLPSSPGPGPSGLGRADPLHPSSIITPQQFHEHFAALTLSAEHEQDSLYREHLTEISGLRDKCDGLIQLLEDGEGEVGDMLKALEYVEERSESLRGACEDLLEEQTHLLTHTSQLAHRLSYFTFLETAQRMLNNPGNDLVLSPDFLPMVSRLDECISYLGEHRDFKDAELYLIRYQQCMTRSMQLIRLHFVGTIKALGMDIGRRLLDKGLSETTTRGLLYTRFTSLSASLRPLLSELEQRVTTNKDDLPQILADCHAAFVTTRQALMSPRVAEEIAQLDPARSELVDLTRSGCYYLKQTCLDEFTLFKQFFLSGEAQLYGYLESLCDHLYDHIRPRILHEPSLTVLQEVCTVLQGLMVPDFSDDEDPDEAIVLSPDSGPFESSPLADREDYFGPYSPSATIRSLHRNSSLSLVAKNTPTLPKKRRKPLARLHTEYLLKMVLQDAQARLVFRAQALIQADVQYYSPKPADLDYPDKLKSTAPGPLVRREVAISLDVEDDDEPAFLSLPPPDSQETWYPTLRVTLWVLSCLYTYIDGTVFADLAQEAVGTCRKSLSTASDQIGAKKDHAVDGKLFLVRHLLILKEMTAGLDLGRASKQYEWAGVTDFLRALLENATSFLGYGRSQPARGEFAPDAKVDLDRELKRACEDLISQCTTAATAPLRAFLDRCNAYAAAKGGNSADLAKQDWATPRAVTEVHDEFRKTAEQELARWRSELMLYLQDEETVRVLIPPAQGSIVDVYRQFHDLIRSEYDFGTAAALSTPSAIANQLEGALRA from the exons ATGTCGCGGCCGACAACCCCAGGAGGGTTCAACCTCCGCAGGACACCCTTGCCTATGGCATCGGGCGGTCGCGCGAGCGGAGAGAGCTCGAGAGCGTCGACCCCCCTCGCTGCTCCCAACAGGGTCATCTCGCTCGAGGAGTGGGAGTCGAGGGCGCCACTCTCAGACGACCAGGTGCAGAGCATTGCCAGCGTCAAGGAGCGGTTCGGCGAGCGACCCATTCCTGAAAAG TTCTTCACCGAGTCTTCGTCGGCAGTGGCAGGCAGCTCGCGGCCAGAAACGCCGACACGCAACAAGCATCTCGGCAACGTGCACTCGCGCTCCGGCTCGGCCAACGCTGTCCCCTCgctgccttcctcgcctgGCCCGGGGCCATCGGgcctcgggcgcgccgacccgCTGCACCCTTCCTCGATCATCACCCCGCAGCAGTTCCACGAGCActtcgccgcgctcaccctCAGCGCTGAGCACGAGCAGGACAGCCTGTACCGCGAGCACTTGACTGAGATCTCGGGGCTCAGGGACAAGTGCGACGGCCTGATCCAGCTGCTtgaagacggcgagggcgaggtcggcgacatgctcaaggcgctcgagtATGTCGAGGAGAGGAGCGAGAGCCTGCGTGGAGCTTGCGAGGACTTGCTCGAAGAGCAG ACCCATCTCCTTACCCATACGTCGCAGCTTGCCCACAGGCTCAGCTACTTTACTTTCCTCGAGACTGCCCAGCGCATGCTCAACAACCCAGGCAACGACCTCGTTCTCAGCCCCGACTTCCTGCCCATGGtcagccgcctcgacgagtgCATCAGTTACCTCGGGGAGCAT cgcgacttcaaggacgccgagctctACCTCATCCGCTACCAGCAGTGTATGACCCGCAGCATGCAGCTCATCCGCCTCCACTTTGTCGGCACGAtcaaggcgctcggcatGGACATTGGAAGGAGGCTTCTGGACAAG GGTCTCTCCGAGACGACCACCCGTGGCTTGCTCTACACCCGTTTCACGTCCCTGTCAGCCTCGCTGCGACCTCTCCTGTCTGAGCTGGAGCAGCGCGTCACGACCAACAAGGACGATCTGCCCCAGATCTTGGCCGATTGCCACGCCGCATTTGTGACCACCAGGCAGGCTCTGATGAGTCCCCGTGTGGCAGAGGAGATTGCCCAGCTCGATCCCGCGAGGagtgagctcgtcgacctcaccAGATCGGGCTGTTACTACCTCAAGCAGACATGTCTGGACGAGTTCACCTTGTTCAAGCAGTTCTTCTTGTCGGGCGAGGCTCAGCTATA TGGCTACCTCGAGAGCCTGTGCGACCACCTCTACGACCACATCCGCCCTCGCATTCTCCACGAGCCATCACTTACTGTTCTCCAAGAAGTCTGCACCGTGCTGCAAGGCCTCATGGTGCCCGACTTCTCCGATGACGAGgaccccgacgaggccatTGTCCTGTCGCCTGACTCGGGGCCATTCGAGTCATCACCACTCGCCGATCGGGAGGACTACTTCGGGCCATACTCGCCCAGTGCCACGATCAGGAGTCTGCACCGCAACAGCTCGCTATCGTTGGTAGCAAAGAACACCCCAACACTCCCCAAGAAGCGAAGAAAGCCATTGGCACGCTTGCATACCGAGTACCTCCTCAAGATGGTTCTGCAGGACGCGCAGGCACGATTGGTATTCCGTGCTCAGGCGCTCATCCAGGCCGACGTGCAGTACTACTCGCCCAAGCCGGCAGACTTGGACTACCCAGACAAGCTCAAGTCGACTG ccCCCGGACCTCTCGTCCGACGAGAAGTCGCCATCTCCctcgatgtcgaggacgacgatgaacCCGCCTTCCTGTCTCTTCCACCACCAGACTCACAGGAGACGTGGTACCCCACATTGCGCGTTACTCTCTGGGTCCTCTCGTGTCTCTACACGTACATTGAC GGTACGGTCTTCGCCGACCTCGCACAAGAAGCCGTTGGCACCTGCCGCAAGTCACTTTCCACCGCGTCGGACCAAATTGGCGCGAAGAAGGACCACGCAGTAGACGGCAAGCTATTCCTCGTGCGCCATCTCCTCATTCTCAAGGAGATGAccgccggccttgacctGGGACGTGCCAGCAAGCAGTATGAGTGGGCGGGTGTGACCGACTTCCTTCGTGCATTGTTGGAGAACGCCACCTCGTTCCTCGGCTACGGACGATCTCAGCCTGCTCGTGGCGAGTTTGCGCCtgacgccaaggtcgacctcgaccgcgagctcAAACGCGCATGCGAGGACCTGATCAGCCAGTGTACAACTGCAGCCACGGCGCCACTGCGtgccttcctcgaccgctGTAACGCGTACGCAGCTGCCAAGGGTGGCAACTCAGCCGACCTTGCCAAGCAGGACTGGGCGACCCCTCGCGCTGTGACCGAGGTGCACGACGAGTTCCGCAAGACAGCCGAACAGGAGCTTGCACGTTGGCGCAGCGAGCTTATGCTTTACCTCCAGGACGAGGAGACCGTTCGGGTTCTCATCCCGCCTGCCCAG GGAAGCATTGTCGACGTCTACAGGCAGTTCCACGACCTCATCCGCAGCGAGTACGACTTTgggaccgccgccgctctgagcacgccgtcggcaatCGCCAaccagctcgagggcgccttgcgcgcgtgA